A genomic stretch from Hemicordylus capensis ecotype Gifberg chromosome 5, rHemCap1.1.pri, whole genome shotgun sequence includes:
- the PTPRO gene encoding receptor-type tyrosine-protein phosphatase O isoform X5, with product MRECGAGTFVNFASLERDGKLPYNWRRSVFAFLTLLPSCLWTDYLLAFYINPWSKNGLKKRKLTNPVQLDDFDSYIKDMAKDSDYKFSLQFEELKLIGLDIPHFAADLPMNRSKNRYTNILPYDFSRVRLVSMNEEEGSDYINANYIPGYNSPQEYIATQGPLPETRNDFWKMVLQQKSQIIVMLTQCNEKRRVKCDHYWPFTEEPVSYGDITVEMLSEEEQPDWAFRNFRISYADEGQDVMHFNYTAWPDHGVPPTNAAESILQFVQMVRQQATKCKGPMIIHCSAGVGRTGTFIALDRLLQHIRDHEFVDILGLVSDMRSYRMSMVQTEEQYIFIHQCVQLMWLKKKQQFCISDVIYENVSKS from the exons atgag GGAGTGTGGAGCTGGAACCTTTGTCAATTTTGCTTCTTTGGAGAGAGATGGAAAACTCCCATACAACTG GCGTAGGAGTGTATTTGCTTTCCTAACTCTGTTACCCTCCTGCCTCTGGACTGATTATCTCTTGGCATTTTATATTAACCCTTG GAGTAAAAATGGATTGAAGAAGAGGAAACTGACTAA CCCTGTCCAGCTGGATGACTTTGACAGCTACATCAAGGATATGGCGAAAGATTCCGACTACAAGTTCTCTCTGCAGTTTGAG GAGCTGAAGCTTATTGGGTTGGATATCCCTCACTTTGCTGCTGACCTTCCCATGAATCGCAGTAAAAATCGCTACACTAATATCCTACCTT ATGATTTCAGCCGTGTTCGATTGGTTTCGATGAATGAAGAAGAAGGCTCCGATTACATTAATGCCAACTATATCCCT GGTTACAACTCTCCGCAGGAGTACATTGCAACCCAGGGGCCACTGCCAGAGACACGGAATGACTTTTGGAAGATGGTACTCCAGCAGAAATCGCAAATCATTGTTATGCTTACACAATGCAATGAGAAAAGAAGG GTAAAATGTGATCACTATTGGCCTTTCACAGAAGAGCCGGTTTCATATGGGGACATCACAGTGGAGATGCTGTCTGAAGAAGAGCAACCAGATTGGGCATTTAGGAATTTCAGAATCAGCTAT GCAGATGAGGGGCAGGATGTGATGCATTTTAATTACACAGCTTGGCCTGATCATGGAGTCCCTCCCACAAACGCAGCAGAAAGCATCTTGCAGTTTGTACAGATGGTCAGACAGCAGGCAACAAAATGTAAAGGCCCCATGATCATACACTGCAG TGCCGGCGTGGGACGGACAGGAACGTTTATAGCACTGGATCGGCTCTTACAGCATATTCGCGATCATGAGTTTGTAGATATATTGGGGCTGGTGTCCGACATGCGGTCTTATAGGATGTCCATGGTACAAACAGAG GAACAATACATTTTTATTCACCAGTGTGTGCAATTAATGTGGCTaaagaagaagcagcagtttTGCATCAGCGACGTGATATACGAGAATGTCAGCAAGTCATAA